Proteins encoded together in one Diceros bicornis minor isolate mBicDic1 chromosome 18, mDicBic1.mat.cur, whole genome shotgun sequence window:
- the PRCD gene encoding photoreceptor disk component PRCD: MCTTLFLLSTLAMLWRRRFANRVQPEPSGVKEAVRGSSLERDLQSSGSLSGSTA; encoded by the exons ATGTGCACCACCCTCTTCCTGCTTAGCACCTTGGCCATGCTCTGGCGCCGCAGATTCGCCAACCGGGTCCAACC AGAGCCCAGTGGAGTGAAGGAGGCAGTTAGGGGCAGCAGCTTGGAAAGAGACCTCCAGTCCTCAGGCAG CCTCAGcggctccactgcctga
- the LOC131417792 gene encoding uncharacterized protein LOC131417792: MSSPSHTPNPSPTQSPSQSRSNNIVTSSNQQPHSGSRDPAPSPSPPRGSSSRPPSHTPTPNASQPSSRASSLTPSPHTQHVPRGSAQTPTPPTSKSPSQSGLKTLSRNSSQTPAVPVARSPFQSPATSASYIGPVWSIPSYIAPYVPRFLKEPPFFQPPTAPLPLNQCCPCPCPSPVRERPPPPESLYFPLLPPPPVHPGGSCSYPTPPALFTPPSSLSYCPPTEVLVSGKPHVVPTVLPATFYTPFSRYFAQPRPYRSPPRRRPSVLPSPPHAQYDGAGRSVHFFRGS, from the coding sequence ATGAGCTCCCCCTCCCATACCCCTAATCCATCCCCTACCCAGTCCCCCTCCCAGTCTCGTTCCAATAACATTGTTACCTCTTCCAACCAGCAGCCCCACTCTGGCTCCCGGGACCCGGCCCCTTCCCCATCCCCCCCCCGGGGGTCTTCCTCTCGGCCCCCCTCTCATACTCCCACCCCAAACGCCTCACAACCCTCTTCCCGAGCTTCCTCCCTGACCCCTAGCCCTCATACCCAACATGTGCCTCGAGGGTCTGCCCAAACCCCCACTCCACCCACCTCCAAATCTCCCTCCCAATCTGGCTTGAAAACCCTCTCTAGAAACTCTTCCCAAACCCCCGCTGTGCCTGTTGCCAGGTCCCCCTTCCAGAGCCCTGCCACCTCAGCCTCCTACATCGGGCCAGTTTGGAGCATCCCGTCCTACATCGCCCCCTACGTGCCCCGCTTCCTGAAGGAGCCCCCCTTTTTCCAGCCCCCTACAGCACCGCTTCCCCTAAACCAgtgctgcccctgcccctgcccctcccccgttCGCgagcgccccccgccccccgagtcGCTCTACTTCCCTCTCCTGCCCCCCCCTCCCGTCCACCCCGGGGGCAGCTGCTCCTACCCGACGCCCCCCGCCCTGTTCACGCCGCCTTCCTCGCTCTCCTACTGCCCACCCACCGAGGTCCTGGTGAGCGGAAAGCCGCACGTGGTGCCCACCGTGCTGCCGGCCACCTTCTACACTCCCTTCTCCCGCTACTTCGCCCAGCCCCGCCCGTACCGGtccccgccccgccgccgccccAGCGTCCTCCCCTCGCCCCCCCACGCGCAATACGATGGCGCGGGCCGCTCTGTCCACTTCTTTCGTGGGTCCTAG